AGCTGAGGCCAGGCACCATGCCCACCATTCCGCTTGCGGGGGCGGGGGGCTTTGCTCAAACTAAGAAGCATGGCCCTGTACTGCGCAGGTAAACGACATCTGATGACGGCCGTGGCCCTGGTAATGGTGATGGCCATCGCTACCGGCAGGGAGTTATATGCCGCCGCACCAGCCAAATCCATCACGGCCAAGGATGGCGCTGAAATGGTTTTAGTGCCGGCTGGGCCGTTCCTTATGGGCAGCCTCGAAGGCGACGCGGATGAGCGTCCGCCCCACCGTGTTTATCTCAAGGCTTATTACATAGATAAGTATGAGGTGACTCACGAGCAGTATGCACGTTTTCTTAAGGCCACCGGTCGCAAACCTCCGGTGGATTGGCCCGGTGGGGAAATGCCGGCCCAACTGGCCCGGCATCCGGTGGTAAATGTCAGTTTTGAAGATGCCGCAGCTTATGCCTGTTGGGCAGGCAAACGCTTGCCCACTGAGGCAGAATGGGAGAAAGCCGCCCGCGGCACCAACGGCTGGACTTTTCCCTGGGGCAATGATCCCGGAAACAAAAAAACCGCCAGTGGCGCCGAGGGAAAGGAAAAGACCTGGCCAGTGGGCAGTTTTCCCGACGATGTCTCTCCCTACGGTTGCCATGACATGG
This is a stretch of genomic DNA from Fontisphaera persica. It encodes these proteins:
- a CDS encoding formylglycine-generating enzyme family protein: MALYCAGKRHLMTAVALVMVMAIATGRELYAAAPAKSITAKDGAEMVLVPAGPFLMGSLEGDADERPPHRVYLKAYYIDKYEVTHEQYARFLKATGRKPPVDWPGGEMPAQLARHPVVNVSFEDAAAYACWAGKRLPTEAEWEKAARGTNGWTFPWGNDPGNKKTASGAEGKEKTWPVGSFPDDVSPYGCHDMAGNVWEWTSSWYEAYPGNSQRELEYGKKFKVIRGGGAIAYYQAESTRRTTDRARSVPYGTYDGLGFRCVKDL